Proteins from one Rosa chinensis cultivar Old Blush chromosome 7, RchiOBHm-V2, whole genome shotgun sequence genomic window:
- the LOC112178992 gene encoding wall-associated receptor kinase 4: protein MNTTAMLILSFLHLVISVLIPSTAGNTCRSYCGNITIDYPFAILPGCGHPGFRDLLYCINDVLMFHISSGSYRVLEIDYAYQALTLHDPHMSTCDTIVLGAKGNGFAVEQWRAPYMNPSADNVFMLIGCSAQSPLFQGFPGKHLPCRNVSGMSCEEYYGCPAWDLLGHRMVGSKFGSGPPECCAVPFESIKSVNLSRLQCEGYSSAYNLAPLRLDGANGWSYGIHVKYSVQENDEFCRACEATGGTCGYGTDGIRQLCMCGSTNSTSNCDSVKSSSGRTYSNGNTVTGVLMCLLAWIAI from the exons ATGAATACTACTGCTATGCTCATTCTGAGCTTCCTCCATCTTGTAATTTCAGTACTAATTCCATCAACTGCAGGCAACACATGTAGATCCTACTGTGGAAACATAACCATAGACTACCCCTTTGCCATCCTTCCCGGGTGTGGCCACCCGGGTTTTCGAGACCTCCTGTACTGCATCAACGATGTTCTTATGTTCCACATTAGCTCAGGATCCTACAGGGTTCTGGAGATAGACTATGCTTACCAAGCCCTCACTCTACATGACCCTCACATGTCAACTTGTGACACCATTGTGCTAGGTGCAAAGGGGAACGGCTTCGCAGTTGAGCAATGGCGGGCGCCATACATGAATCCGTCCGCAGACAATGTCTTCATGCTGATAGGCTGCTCAGCTCAGTCGCCACTCTTCCAAGGCTTCCCAGGAAAGCACTTGCCATGTAGAAACGTTTCGGGAATGAGCTGTGAGGAGTACTATGGTTGCCCTGCTTGGGACCTTCTGGGCCATAGAATGGTGGGCTCCAAGTTCGGGTCAGGCCCACCCGAGTGTTGTGCTGTGCCTTTTGAATCTATCAAGTCAGTTAACCTCAGTAGGCTTCAGTGTGAAGGATACAGCAGCGCTTACAATCTTGCACCATTGAGGCTTGATGGGGCTAATGGATGGTCTTATGGGATCCATGTGAAGTATTCTGTTCAAGAAAATGATGAGTTCTGTAGGGCCTGTGAGGCTACCGGCGGCACTTGTGGGTATGGTACCGATGGCATTAGGCAATTATGCATGTGTGGGAGCACAAATTCGACATCAAACTGCGACTCTG TGAAATCATCATCAGGAAGAACATACTCAAACGGAAACACAGTCACAG GAGTACTGATGTGTTTGCTAGCTTGGATTGCAATTTAG
- the LOC112178667 gene encoding uncharacterized protein LOC112178667 isoform X1, translated as MTMESGEKSEETVSKHSPKLAGTVNWGTATVAGVFAGMLYGGSKEASASVSKDAEVMLKLGSTPDKREQYRLMRDAMEKRFIRVTRGSIVGGVRLGLFTATFYGLQNLLAEKRGVQDVFNIVGAGSATAATFGLLLPGSLQWRARNMLLGSILGAVIGFPIGWAHLKLVQIANEGNPAAHPNSDQREAKSGVGAAIERLEENLNK; from the exons ATGACAATGGAATCTGGGGAGAAATCAGAAGAAACTGTATCAAAA CACTCTCCGAAACTAGCTGGAACTGTCAACTGGGGAACAGCAACTGTCGCCGGAGTATTTGCAGGCATGTTGTACGGGGGTAGCAAGGAGGCATCTGCTTCGGTT AGCAAGGATGCTGAAGTAATGTTGAAGCTTGGGAGCACACCAGACAAGCGTGAGCAATATCGTTTGATGAGAGATGCAATGGAGAAACGGTTCATTCGAGTCACGCGGGGCTCAATAGTTGGTGGAGTGCGTCTTGGATTGTTCACTGCTACCTTTTATGGTTTACAAAATCTGCTTGCTGAGAAAAGGGGTGTGCAAGATGTTTTCAATATTGTGGGAGCTGGTTCAGCCACGGCTGCGACATTCGGGCTATTAT TGCCAGGATCATTACAATGGCGTGCAAGAAATATGTTACTGGGTTCGATCCTTGGAGCAGTCATTGGTTTCCCAATTG GGTGGGCACACTTGAAGCTGGTGCAGATAGCAAATGAAGGGAATCCTGCTGCGCATCCTAATTCAGATCAAAGAGAAGCAAAGAGTGGTGTTGGTGCTGCCATTGAGAGGCTTGAagaaaatttgaataaatag
- the LOC112178667 gene encoding uncharacterized protein LOC112178667 isoform X2 translates to MFYFCGYVSTLYTQSCEEVCFFCQSKDAEVMLKLGSTPDKREQYRLMRDAMEKRFIRVTRGSIVGGVRLGLFTATFYGLQNLLAEKRGVQDVFNIVGAGSATAATFGLLLPGSLQWRARNMLLGSILGAVIGFPIGWAHLKLVQIANEGNPAAHPNSDQREAKSGVGAAIERLEENLNK, encoded by the exons ATGTTCTACTTTTGTGGCTACGTTTCAACTTTATATACTCAAAGTTGTGAGGAAGTCTGCTTCTTTTGCCAGAGCAAGGATGCTGAAGTAATGTTGAAGCTTGGGAGCACACCAGACAAGCGTGAGCAATATCGTTTGATGAGAGATGCAATGGAGAAACGGTTCATTCGAGTCACGCGGGGCTCAATAGTTGGTGGAGTGCGTCTTGGATTGTTCACTGCTACCTTTTATGGTTTACAAAATCTGCTTGCTGAGAAAAGGGGTGTGCAAGATGTTTTCAATATTGTGGGAGCTGGTTCAGCCACGGCTGCGACATTCGGGCTATTAT TGCCAGGATCATTACAATGGCGTGCAAGAAATATGTTACTGGGTTCGATCCTTGGAGCAGTCATTGGTTTCCCAATTG GGTGGGCACACTTGAAGCTGGTGCAGATAGCAAATGAAGGGAATCCTGCTGCGCATCCTAATTCAGATCAAAGAGAAGCAAAGAGTGGTGTTGGTGCTGCCATTGAGAGGCTTGAagaaaatttgaataaatag